One part of the uncultured Bacteroides sp. genome encodes these proteins:
- a CDS encoding tagaturonate reductase, whose product MKPLNRQNVQANKYPERIIQFGEGNFLRAFVDWIVYNMNQKADFNSSVVVVQPIEKGMIDMLNEQDCLYHLNLQGLDKGKEVNSIEMIDVISRALNPYTQNDEFMKLAENPEMRFVISNTTEAGIAFDPSCKLTDAPASSYPGKLTQLLYHRFKTFNGAADKGLIIFPCELIFLNGKELKKCIEQYIELWNLGEEFKTWFETACGVYCTLVDRIVPGYPRATINEILDRIQIEDKMVVQAEIFHLWVIEAPQSIAKEFPADKAGLNVLFVPSEAPYHERKVTLLNGPHTVLSPVGYLSGLNTVRECCEDAVIGKFVHKVMFEELLETLNLPKAELEKFGKDVMERFCNPFVKHFVTSIMLNSFPKFKTRDLPGLKTYLERKGELPAGIVLGLAGIITYYKGGKRGEDTIVPNDDQAIIDLLAKLWATGCTKTVAEGVLASEMIWGEDLNKVSGLTEKVIANLNSIQEKGMLETVKGII is encoded by the coding sequence ATGAAACCATTAAACAGACAAAATGTTCAGGCAAACAAATATCCTGAACGTATTATTCAGTTTGGAGAAGGAAACTTTTTACGTGCATTTGTAGACTGGATCGTTTATAACATGAATCAGAAAGCTGATTTCAATAGCAGCGTTGTTGTTGTTCAACCTATTGAAAAAGGTATGATTGATATGCTAAATGAACAAGATTGCCTTTATCACCTTAATCTTCAAGGATTAGACAAAGGTAAAGAGGTGAACAGCATTGAAATGATCGACGTAATCAGCCGCGCTTTGAATCCATATACTCAGAATGACGAATTCATGAAGCTTGCTGAAAACCCTGAAATGCGTTTCGTTATTTCTAACACAACTGAAGCAGGTATCGCATTCGATCCTTCATGCAAATTAACTGATGCTCCTGCATCTTCTTATCCAGGAAAATTAACTCAGTTATTATATCACCGTTTCAAAACATTCAACGGAGCTGCAGACAAAGGTTTGATTATCTTCCCATGCGAATTGATCTTCTTGAATGGTAAAGAATTAAAGAAATGTATTGAACAATATATTGAACTTTGGAACCTTGGAGAAGAATTCAAAACTTGGTTCGAAACAGCTTGCGGTGTTTACTGTACATTGGTTGACCGTATTGTTCCTGGATATCCTCGTGCTACTATCAACGAAATTCTTGATAGAATTCAGATTGAAGATAAAATGGTTGTTCAGGCTGAAATCTTCCACTTGTGGGTTATCGAAGCTCCTCAATCTATCGCTAAAGAATTCCCTGCTGACAAAGCTGGTTTGAACGTATTGTTCGTTCCTTCTGAAGCTCCTTACCACGAAAGAAAAGTTACTTTATTGAATGGCCCTCACACTGTACTTTCTCCAGTAGGTTATCTTTCTGGTTTGAATACAGTAAGAGAATGCTGCGAAGATGCTGTTATCGGTAAATTCGTTCACAAAGTAATGTTCGAAGAATTACTTGAAACATTAAACTTACCAAAAGCTGAACTTGAAAAATTCGGTAAAGACGTTATGGAACGCTTCTGCAACCCATTCGTTAAGCACTTTGTTACTTCAATCATGCTTAACTCATTCCCTAAATTCAAAACTCGCGACCTTCCAGGTTTGAAGACTTATTTAGAACGTAAGGGTGAACTTCCTGCAGGTATCGTTCTTGGTTTAGCCGGAATCATCACTTACTACAAAGGTGGCAAACGTGGTGAAGACACTATCGTTCCTAACGATGACCAGGCTATCATCGATCTTCTTGCTAAACTTTGGGCAACAGGTTGCACTAAGACAGTTGCAGAAGGTGTTTTAGCTTCTGAAATGATCTGGGGTGAAGATTTGAACAAAGTTTCAGGGTTAACAGAAAAAGTAATCGCTAACTTGAATTCTATTCAGGAAAAAGGTATGCTTGAAACAGTTAAAGGTATTATCTAA